A window of the Deinococcus gobiensis I-0 genome harbors these coding sequences:
- a CDS encoding metallophosphoesterase, producing MTEAPARALWVMGDVHGALEPLRRLLERAGLLGTAGTWAGGDAELVFLGDYLDRGPDGAGVVRLVRALEAQAPAQGGRVTALLGNHEVMFLAAARFRDGDPRDRLGFALHWEGNGGQPHDLAALTPDDLDWLAARPALARRGRWLLLHADAAFYAALGPDLDTANAEVRRRLSGLDPATWTSFSNAFVERLQFAAPGGEARAGALLAQFGGECLVHGHTPVPLLWEALLGDEPPGDLGNAPVLYAGGRAVGVDGALAYRPGAGFLLRLGERAPAGVVTLVGEGGV from the coding sequence GTGACTGAAGCGCCCGCCCGCGCCCTGTGGGTGATGGGCGATGTCCACGGTGCCCTGGAACCCCTGCGCCGCCTGCTGGAACGCGCGGGGCTGCTGGGCACGGCGGGCACCTGGGCCGGCGGCGACGCCGAACTGGTGTTCCTGGGCGATTATCTCGACCGCGGACCGGACGGCGCGGGCGTGGTGCGGCTGGTGCGGGCGCTGGAGGCCCAGGCCCCCGCCCAGGGCGGGCGGGTCACGGCGCTGCTGGGCAACCACGAGGTGATGTTCCTGGCGGCGGCGCGCTTCCGGGACGGCGACCCGCGCGACCGCCTGGGCTTCGCGCTGCACTGGGAGGGCAACGGGGGCCAACCGCACGATCTGGCGGCCCTGACCCCGGACGACCTCGACTGGCTCGCGGCGCGGCCCGCCCTGGCCCGGCGGGGGCGCTGGCTGCTGCTGCACGCCGACGCGGCCTTCTATGCGGCGCTGGGACCGGATCTGGACACGGCGAACGCGGAGGTGCGCCGCCGCCTGTCGGGGCTGGACCCGGCGACCTGGACGTCCTTCTCGAACGCCTTCGTCGAGCGCCTGCAATTCGCCGCGCCGGGCGGCGAGGCCCGTGCAGGGGCGCTGCTCGCGCAGTTCGGGGGCGAGTGCCTGGTACACGGGCATACCCCGGTCCCGCTGCTGTGGGAGGCGCTGCTGGGCGACGAGCCGCCCGGTGACCTCGGGAACGCCCCGGTGCTGTATGCGGGCGGGCGGGCCGTGGGCGTGGACGGCGCGCTGGCCTACCGCCCCGGTGCAGGCTTCTTGCTGCGGCTGGGCGAGCGTGCCCCTGCCGGAGTCGTGACGCTGGTGGGGGAGGGCGGGGTCTAG